The genomic region GCGATGACCGTCGGGTTCTCGGTCACGTCACGGACGAAATCCGCCACGAAGTCGGTGTAGAGGTCGCTCGTGTACACCAGCGGGGGACGGTCCGACAGGCCGTAGCCCGGGAGATCGGGCGCGATGACGTGGTACGCCTTCGAGAGCGGCTCGAATATCTCGCGCCACTCGTGGCTCGTCCCGGCCGCGTTGATGCCGTGGAGGAACAGGAGGTCCGGGGCGTCGGGGTCGCCCGCCTCTGTGTAGGAGACGTCCATCCCACGCCAGCGGTAGGTGTGTTGCTCGCCCGGGAGGGGTGGTGCGAGCGGTTCCGCCCTGCGCGAGAGCACCGCGTTCGCCGCGGCGATGGCCCCGACGCCGACGCCTGCTGTTGCTACCGCCTTCTTGAGGTTCATACCAAGACTTCGTCGGCCTGTAACTTAATCTTGCCGACAGTTGTGGTGGACCCATCGCTGTCGGGTAGCTGCGCCGAAAGAGAGTTGTGGGTCGTCGATTCCGTCCGAACGAGTCCCGCTGGACCAGGCGTGCCGAATGGGGGTCGTATCCGACCACGCCGGTTCGGCCGAAAGGACGTTCGCGAGCAGGATGGTCCCGCCTGCGATACCAACGTTCTGGGGGGTGGGGTCGAACGGTGGAGCCTCACTACGACGACGTCGTCTGCCCGAATCACAGTCCTCGTCGAGCCGAGGTCAGTGAGGTACTACTCATTTGGTGGAGTGATAGCTTAACGCAGAAGCGGTAGTACTCCCGGCATTTATATATCAGGGTCAGCGGGGACTCCCGACTGCCTGTCCGGTACCGTACCCGAAATAAAGCACTTTCAAGAACAGGGAAACGGTTCATTGGCCACTGTCGACGACGAAGCGACATCAGGAAGATGCTAGTGCTGGAATTCAGTGTCCAGCTGCCGATGTTGCAACCCACGCGCGAGAGGGTCCCGGAGATGCAACTGCGGGTGGAACGGTTCGATGCGACAGACGAGCAGTGCGTCAGGGTGCTGTTCTGGGCGAGTGGTGGGGATTTCGATGCGTTCGAAGCCGCGCTGGCCGAGGACAAGACCGTCGCGACCCCGTCGCGCAGCACCGAGTTCGAGGACGGCCGGCTGTACCAGACCGAACTGCTCGGCGAGGGGCTGCGGACGAGCATCTATCCGACCATCGTCGACGTCGGCGGGGTCGTCTACGAGGTGTCGATAGAGCAGGAGACGTGGCGCTTCAGCGTCGGTTTCCCCGACCACCGCGCGTTCGAGCAGTTCTACGAGGTCTGTAATCGCAACGGGCTCACCCTCGACCTCCACCGCCGGTACGAACAGCGGGACATCGACGACAGCAGCAGGTTCGGCCTGACCGTCGCCCAGCGCGAAGTGCTGGAGGCGGCGCTCGCCACCGGGTATCTGGAGATTCCCCGGCAGAGCTCGCTTTCGGAGCTGGCGGACCACCTGGGTATCTCGGAGAACGCCGCTTCGGAACGGTTCCGGCGGGCGTCGAAACGGCTCATGGAGTCGACCATCAGGCCGCCAGTCAAGAACTGAAGCGGGCGGTCCTGCTCGCTATTCCTCGGAGAGGCAGGCCGCGATTGGCTCGATGACCTCGTCGGCCACGCTGTACGGGTCGGTCTCGCCCGCCATCACTCGGTCGACGATGTCCTCGACACCCCCGAGACCGTCGAGCTCCTGCTGGACCAGCCCCGCCGCGTCGTCACGGAGGAGTGTCCGTATCTCCTCGGCGATGCGCTGGCGTCGCTTTCGTTCCAGCTGGCCGGACTCGACCAGCCAGTCGTGGTGCTCGTCGAACGTCTCGATGAGTTCCTCGACGCCGGTCCCATCGGTGGCGACCGTCTCCAGAACGGGTGGGTCCCACGGCTCTACGTCGAGGCCCTCCTCGTCGTCGGTGCCCGGCATGTCGAGGTCGACCTCGGCGTCGTCGAAGTCGTGATGGCCGGCGTCGACCCGCATCGACCCCGAGCCCATGTGGACCATCTCGAGGAGCTCCTGGACGGTCCGGTTCGCGCCGTCCATGTCGGCCTTGTTCACGACGAACAGGTCGCCGATCTCGAGGATACCCGCCTTGAGCATCTGGACGTTATCGCCGGCACCCGGTGGGACGAGCACGCAGACGGTGTCTGCGGCCTGGACGATGTCTATCTCGTTCTGGCCGGCCCCGACGGTCTCGATGATGACCTTGTCCTTCCCGAAGGCGTCCATCGCCTTCACCGCGTCCGCGGTCGCGGTCGAGAGCCCGCCCAGGTTCCCGCGGGCACTCATCGACCGGAAGAACACGTCCATGTCGCCGACGTTCGACGCCATCCGGATGCGGTCGCCGAGGACGGCCCCGCCGGTGTAGGGCGAGGACGGGTCGATGGCGACGATTCCCACCGTATAGCCCTGCTCGCGGTAGCGACTCGCGAGTTTGTCCACGAGCGTGGACTTGCCCGCGCCCGGGCTGCCGGTGATGCCGATGACCTCGGCGTCGCCGGTGTGCTCGTACAGCGCGGAGACGAGGTCGCGGTAGCTCGGCTCGCGGTTCTCTATCTTCGTGATGGCCCGCGCGAGGGCGCGGTGCTTGCCCGCGAGGAGGTCGTCGAGCAGGTCGTCCGTGCTCGCGCTCATCGTTCCGGCGCGTTGTCCCGGACGAACTGGACCGTCTGCTCCATCTTGGTGCCCGGACCGAACACCTCGGCGACGCCCAGTTCCTTGAGGTGCGCCTTGTCGTCGTCGGGGATGACGCCGCCGACGAGGATGAGCGTGTCCTCGAAGGCGTCGTACTCTTTCAGCCCGTCGATGATCTTCGGGACGAGCGTGTTGTGTGCGCCAGAGAGGATGGAGATGCCGACGACGTCGACGTCCTCCTGGACGGCGGCCTGGACGATCTCGTCGGGTGCCTTGTGCAGCCCGGAGTAGATGACTTCGAACCCTGCGTCGCGGAAGGCCCGTGCGATGACGTGTGCGCCGCGGTCGTGGCCGTCCAATCCGACCTTGGCCACGAGGCAACGAATCGACCGCTGGGACTGGTCGGTGCTCATGCCTTCCCTTTCCCTTGCGGCAGGTTTTACTCTAACGGAAGGTCCGGGCCGCGAAGGCGTTCGTTTCTACAACCTGGGCTGAATTAGGGAAACGAAAGTGGGATTCTCGTCGGGGTTGGTACACGTCTCCGTCGGTGCCCGCAAGCGAAAGCGGTATTCCATCATCGTCCTAAGGCCTCGCCAATGAGTACCGCAGACGTCAGGGCGACGGTCCGTGAGAACGTCAGGGCGACGACCGTCGTGCTCACGGTCGTCGGCTACGCGCTCGTGCTCGGCACCTTCGCCGGGCTCGTCCCAATCTACCCCGACATCTCCCGTGAGATGACGAACCAGCTCTCACACGCCATCGCCGTCGTGAACACCTTCGCGACCGTCAGCCTCGCGCTCGGCTGGTACTGGATTCGCAACGACGAGGTCGACAAACATCGCAAGGCGATGCTGACCTCG from Haloarchaeobius sp. HME9146 harbors:
- a CDS encoding helix-turn-helix domain-containing protein; translated protein: MQLRVERFDATDEQCVRVLFWASGGDFDAFEAALAEDKTVATPSRSTEFEDGRLYQTELLGEGLRTSIYPTIVDVGGVVYEVSIEQETWRFSVGFPDHRAFEQFYEVCNRNGLTLDLHRRYEQRDIDDSSRFGLTVAQREVLEAALATGYLEIPRQSSLSELADHLGISENAASERFRRASKRLMESTIRPPVKN
- the meaB gene encoding methylmalonyl Co-A mutase-associated GTPase MeaB — encoded protein: MSASTDDLLDDLLAGKHRALARAITKIENREPSYRDLVSALYEHTGDAEVIGITGSPGAGKSTLVDKLASRYREQGYTVGIVAIDPSSPYTGGAVLGDRIRMASNVGDMDVFFRSMSARGNLGGLSTATADAVKAMDAFGKDKVIIETVGAGQNEIDIVQAADTVCVLVPPGAGDNVQMLKAGILEIGDLFVVNKADMDGANRTVQELLEMVHMGSGSMRVDAGHHDFDDAEVDLDMPGTDDEEGLDVEPWDPPVLETVATDGTGVEELIETFDEHHDWLVESGQLERKRRQRIAEEIRTLLRDDAAGLVQQELDGLGGVEDIVDRVMAGETDPYSVADEVIEPIAACLSEE
- a CDS encoding cobalamin B12-binding domain-containing protein translates to MSTDQSQRSIRCLVAKVGLDGHDRGAHVIARAFRDAGFEVIYSGLHKAPDEIVQAAVQEDVDVVGISILSGAHNTLVPKIIDGLKEYDAFEDTLILVGGVIPDDDKAHLKELGVAEVFGPGTKMEQTVQFVRDNAPER